One segment of Echeneis naucrates chromosome 15, fEcheNa1.1, whole genome shotgun sequence DNA contains the following:
- the LOC115055779 gene encoding dual specificity protein phosphatase 13-like, whose product MSDSRALSGAVSGLKCDTENSDTKEEEKHKPGTEDSQKKMWEISSLQEVEELLYSAPRSCRHGDEVWPHLYLGDMFGLWQLGITHVLNASHGKLCCKGSDDFYGTTVTYYGVPANDLPTFDLSPFFYPAAEFIHQALTSGGKVFVHCAVGVSRSAALVLAYLMIHHHLTLLSSIRCVQEKRWIFPNRGFLRQLMALDQQLQDSGYNELQ is encoded by the exons ATGTCTGACAGCCGGGCGCTCTCGGGTGCTGTTTCTGGCCTGAAATGTGACACTGAAAACTCAGAcacaaaagaggaagaaaagcacAAACCTGGGACTGAGGATTCACAGAAGAAGATGTGGGAGATTTCATCTCTGCAGGAAGTAGAGGAGCTCTTGTATTCAGCTCCACGCTCTTGTCGTCATGGGGATGAGGTGTGGCCACATTTGTATCTGGGAGACAT GTTTGGGCTGTGGCAGCTGGGCATCACTCATGTGCTGAATGCCTCACATGGGAAGCTGTGCTGTAAGGGCAGTGATGATTTCTACGGAACAACGGTGACATACTACGGCGTCCCGGCAAACGATCTCCCAACGTTCGacctttcaccttttttctACCCGGCAGCTGAGTTCATTCACCAGGCCTTGACGTCAGGAG GAAAGGTGTTTGTGCACTGTGCCGTAGGTGTGAGTCGCTCTGCTGCGTTGGTCCTCGCCTATCTTATGATTCACCATCACCTCACCCTTCTGTCTTCTATACGCTGTGTGCAGGAGAAACGCTGGATTTTCCCAAACAGGGGTTTTCTGCGACAGCTTATGGCCCTGGACCAACAGCTGCAGGACTCAGGGTACAATGAGCTGCAGTGA
- the LOC115055019 gene encoding dual specificity protein phosphatase 13 isoform X2 has product MSGSNQLQDVVLIKELELILDSCTLELTPVDEVWPNLYIGNVAIAQSKKTLHKLGITHVMNVAHSKQGSIGNQSFYGNTCVYFGIPAEDSDHFDLSQYFRPAADFIHKALKSKDGKVLVHCIMGVSRSATLTLVYLMLRQHLSLRDALRHVIQKRAIYPNRHFLSLLLKLDEQLTLKRRLCPLL; this is encoded by the exons ATGTCAGGGAGCAACCAGCTACAGGACGTGGTGCTTATTAAAGAACTGGAGCTCATTTTGGACTCGTGCACGCTGGAGCTCACACCAGTGGATGAAGTTTGGCCAAACCTATACATAGGAAATGT cgCTATAGCTCAGAGTAAAAAGACGTTACATAAGCTTGGCATCACTCATGTCATGAATGTGGCGCACTCCAAGCAGGGCAGCATTGGTAATCAGAGCTTCTATGGGAACACCTGTGTTTACTTTGGCATCCCAGCAGAGGATTCAGATCACTTTGACCTCAGTCAGTACTTCAGGCCTGCAGCAGACTTCATCCATAAGGCCCTGAAAAGTAAAGATG GGAAAGTGCTGGTGCACTGCATCATGGGTGTGAGCCGCTCAGCCACTCTGACCCTGGTGTACCTGATGTTGAGACAGCATCTCTCTTTAAGAGATGCACTGAGACATGTCATCCAAAAACGAGCCATTTACCCCAACAGGcacttcctcagcctcctcctcaaGCTTGATGAACAGTTGACACTCAAAAGAAGGTTGTGCCCTCTTCTCTGA
- the LOC115055019 gene encoding dual specificity protein phosphatase 13 isoform X3: protein MSGSNQLQDVVLIKELELILDSCTLELTPVDEVWPNLYIGNVAIAQSKKTLHKLGITHVMNVAHSKQGSIGNQSFYGNTCVYFGIPAEDSDHFDLSQYFRPAADFIHKALKSKDGKVLVHCIMGVSRSATLTLVYLMLRQHLSLRDALRHVIQKRAIYPNRHFLSLLLKLDEQLTLKRRLLGGF from the exons ATGTCAGGGAGCAACCAGCTACAGGACGTGGTGCTTATTAAAGAACTGGAGCTCATTTTGGACTCGTGCACGCTGGAGCTCACACCAGTGGATGAAGTTTGGCCAAACCTATACATAGGAAATGT cgCTATAGCTCAGAGTAAAAAGACGTTACATAAGCTTGGCATCACTCATGTCATGAATGTGGCGCACTCCAAGCAGGGCAGCATTGGTAATCAGAGCTTCTATGGGAACACCTGTGTTTACTTTGGCATCCCAGCAGAGGATTCAGATCACTTTGACCTCAGTCAGTACTTCAGGCCTGCAGCAGACTTCATCCATAAGGCCCTGAAAAGTAAAGATG GGAAAGTGCTGGTGCACTGCATCATGGGTGTGAGCCGCTCAGCCACTCTGACCCTGGTGTACCTGATGTTGAGACAGCATCTCTCTTTAAGAGATGCACTGAGACATGTCATCCAAAAACGAGCCATTTACCCCAACAGGcacttcctcagcctcctcctcaaGCTTGATGAACAGTTGACACTCAAAAGAAG GTTGCTGGGTGGATTCTAA
- the LOC115055019 gene encoding dual specificity protein phosphatase 13 isoform X1: MSGSNQLQDVVLIKELELILDSCTLELTPVDEVWPNLYIGNVAIAQSKKTLHKLGITHVMNVAHSKQGSIGNQSFYGNTCVYFGIPAEDSDHFDLSQYFRPAADFIHKALKSKDGKVLVHCIMGVSRSATLTLVYLMLRQHLSLRDALRHVIQKRAIYPNRHFLSLLLKLDEQLTLKRRVIKGNKLHLLAAASVHREIGVTAAEEVCTAFSGVSLYDQKQVSLGSCWSVTSGFTTENNF; encoded by the exons ATGTCAGGGAGCAACCAGCTACAGGACGTGGTGCTTATTAAAGAACTGGAGCTCATTTTGGACTCGTGCACGCTGGAGCTCACACCAGTGGATGAAGTTTGGCCAAACCTATACATAGGAAATGT cgCTATAGCTCAGAGTAAAAAGACGTTACATAAGCTTGGCATCACTCATGTCATGAATGTGGCGCACTCCAAGCAGGGCAGCATTGGTAATCAGAGCTTCTATGGGAACACCTGTGTTTACTTTGGCATCCCAGCAGAGGATTCAGATCACTTTGACCTCAGTCAGTACTTCAGGCCTGCAGCAGACTTCATCCATAAGGCCCTGAAAAGTAAAGATG GGAAAGTGCTGGTGCACTGCATCATGGGTGTGAGCCGCTCAGCCACTCTGACCCTGGTGTACCTGATGTTGAGACAGCATCTCTCTTTAAGAGATGCACTGAGACATGTCATCCAAAAACGAGCCATTTACCCCAACAGGcacttcctcagcctcctcctcaaGCTTGATGAACAGTTGACACTCAAAAGAAG AGTTATAAAAGGCAACAAGCTTCATTTGCTTGCGGCTGCGAGTGTGCACAGAGAAATAGGAGTGACTGCAGCAGAAGAGGTTTGTACAGCCTTTAGTGGGGTAAGTTTATATGATCAAAAGCAGGTTAGTTTGGGGAGCTGTTGGTCTGTCACCTCTGGCTTTacaactgaaaataatttttag
- the dusp13a gene encoding dual specificity protein phosphatase 13B, with translation MSLRDPPYEPPSVSELQEFLLADRKPTGHVNQVWPNLYIGNEVAARDKGSLHSLGITHIVNAAQGRQRVNTGPRFYRDMTLDYYGVEADDAIDFILSPFFYPTARYIRAALAMGGRVFVHCLMGVSRSATLVLAFLMIAEGLTLKEAVAAVRSHRDICPNSGFLQQLRSLDKGLERDRRRRRQAQNLGQLTQEEDTPTLTELREILWTNRKPVAPVNQVWPNLYIGDESVARDKTTLSSLGVTHIVNAAAGRRRINIGQQFYRDLDVEHLSVEAADHPEFNIQPFFRPATQFIDTALKKNGKVFVHCAMGVSRSGVLVLAYLMICQRLSLVEAITAVRLNRDIGPNSGFLEQLRQLELSLRRITDKDHAVMS, from the exons ATGTCTCTTAGGGATCCACCTTACGAACCACCTTCTgtctcagagctgcaggagttCCTGCTAGCAGACAGAAAGCCTACTGGACATGTCAACCAAGTCTGGCCAAACCTGTACATAGGAAATGA GGTAGCAGCTCGTGACAAGGGCTCTCTCCACAGTCTGGGCATTACTCACATTGTAAATGCTGCTCAAGGACGTCAACGTGTCAACACCGGCCCACGTTTCTACAGAGACATGACATTGGATTATTATGGGGTGGAGGCTGATGATGCGATAGACTTCATCCTTAGTCCTTTCTTCTACCCAACTGCACGATATATAAGAGCTGCACTGGCTATGGGAG GGCGCGTGTTTGTGCACTGTCTGATGGGTGTGAGCCGCTCTGCAACCTTAGTGCTGGCTTTTCTCATGATAGCTGAAGGCCTGACTCTGAAGGAGGCAGTTGCTGCTGTCAGGTCACACAGAGATATCTGCCCCAACTCGGgcttcctgcagcagcttcgCAGCCTCGACAAGGGCCTGGAGAGGGACAGGAGGAGGCGACGACAGGCCCAAAACCT AGGCCAGTTAACCCAGGAAGAGGACACACCAACTCTGACAGAGCTGAGAGAAATTCTCTGGACAAACAGGAAGCCAGTGGCACCTGTCAATCAAGTCTGGCCGAACCTATACATTGGAGACGA gtctgTGGCACGAGATAAAACCACACTCTCCTCTCTGGGGGTAACTCACATAGTGAATGCTGCAGCAGGTCGACGCAGGATCAACATAGGACAGCAGTTTTACAGGGACCTCGATGTGGAACACCTGAGTGTGGAAGCTGCAGACCATCCAGAGTTTAACATCCAGCCTTTCTTCAGACCAGCAACTCAGTTCATAGATACTGCGCTTAAGAAAAACG GAAAGGTGTTTGTCCATTGTGCCATGGGTGTCAGTCGCTCTGGAGTTCTGGTCTTGGCGTACCTGATGATCTGCCAGAGGCTGTCATTAGTGGAGGCCATTACTGCTGTGCGACTGAACCGAGACATTGGGCCGAACTCTGGATTTCTGGAGCAGCTGAGGCAGCTGGAGCTGAGCCTCAGACGGATCACAGACAAGGACCACGCTGTCATGTCCTGA
- the LOC115055020 gene encoding dual specificity phosphatase DUPD1: MSSCVVKSRGKNPYTAVQVDPDSDYITPGTLDLEQMFWTGTGATFAHVNQVWPSIYIGDEKTALERPGLRDLGITHVLNAAEGKWNNVLTGADYYRDMDIQYYGVEADDKPTFNISQYFCPAAQFMHKALSRPQNKVLVHCVMGRSRSATLVLAYLMMKHRLTVVDAIEHVRQRRCILPNHGFLKQLRALDITLQEDRLREKRGDESSSVQDRYYASAELPLSP, encoded by the exons ATGTCCTCCTGTGTGGTGAAGTCCAGAGGTAAAAACCCCTACACTGCAGTGCAGGTAGACCCAGACAGCGATTACATCACTCCAGGAACATTAGACTTGGAGCAGATGTTCTGGACTGGCACTGGAGCTACTTTTGCTCATGTCAACCAGGTCTGGCCCAGCATCTACATCGGGGATGA gaaaacagCTCTGGAACGGCCTGGTCTCAGGGATCTGGGCATTACTCATGTGCTGAACGCTGCGGAGGGCAAGTGGAACAATGTACTGACAGGTGCTGATTACTACCGTGACATGGACATTCAATACTATGGTGTAGAGGCTGATGACAAACCTACCTTCAACATCTCCCAGTACTTCTGCCCTGCAGCCCAATTCATGCACAAAGCCCTCAGCCGCCCTCAGA ACAAGGTGCTGGTGCACTGTGTGATGGGACGGAGCAGGTCAGCCACTCTGGTTTTGGCATACCTGATGATGAAACACAGGTTAACTGTGGTGGACGCCATTGAGCATGTGCGACAGCGGCGTTGTATCCTGCCAAATCATGGCTTCCTGAAACAGCTGAGGGCCCTGGACATTACCTTACAAGAAGACAGGCtcagagaaaaaaggggagaTGAAAGCTCATCAGTACAAGATAGATATTACGCTAGTGCAGAACTTCCATTATCCCCCTGA
- the adka gene encoding adenosine kinase isoform X2 encodes MALEEPEAKRPKLSEEEVEEKADQNALFGMGNPLLDISAVVDKDFLDKYSLKPNDQILAEDKHKELFDELVKKSKVEYHAGGATQNSVKIAQWLIQEPHHVGTFFGCIGKDKFGEILKKKAKEAHIEAHYYEQDEEPTGTCAACITGDNRSLVANLAAANCYKKDKHLDLEENWKLVEKAKVFYIAGFFLTVSLESILEVAKHASKNNKMFCLNLSAPFICQFFKDNLMQVIPYVDVLFGNETEAVTFAKEQDFETEDIKEIAKKAQALHKVNTKRQRTVVFTQGADATVIALSDKIETFPVVKVESKDIVDTNGAGDAFVGGFLSGLVQEKPLDHCVKAAHYAANVIIRRAGCTFPEKPDFK; translated from the exons ATGGCCCTGGAAGAACCTGAAGCTAAGAGACCCAAACtttcagaggaggaggtggaggagaaggccGA CCAAAATGCACTCTTTGGAATGGGAAACCCCTTGTTGGACATCTCTGCTGTCGTGGACAAAGACTTCTTGGACAA gtACAGCCTGAAACCCAATGACCAGATCCTGGCAGAGGACAAACATAAAGAACT GTTTGATGAGCTGGTGAAGAAGTCTAAAGTGGAGTATCACGCTGGAGGAGCCACCCAGAACTCAGTAAAGATTGCTCAG TGGCTGATCCAAGAACCCCATCATGTGGGCACCTTTTTTGGCTGCATTGGCAAAGACAAGTTTGGAGAGATCCTGAAGAAGAAGGCCAAAGAGGCCCACATCGAGGCTCACTACTACGAGCAAGATGAAGAGCCCACTGGGACGTGTGCTGCTTGTATCACTGGCGATAACAG GTCGCTGGTTGCTAACCTTGCTGCTGCTAACTGTTACAAGAAGGACAAGCATTTAGACCTGGAAGAAAACTGGAAGCTGGTGGAAAAAGCTAAAGTCTTCTATATTGCT GGTTTCTTCCTGACCGTCTCCCTGGAGTCGATTCTGGAAGTGGCAAAGCATGcatctaaaaacaacaaaatgttttgccTTAACCTCTCTGCACCATTCATCTGCCAGTTCTTCAAGGACAACCTCATGCAGGTTATCCCCTATGTTGATGTGTTGTTCGGAAATGAGACG GAGGCAGTCACATTTGCCAAAGAGCAAGACTTTGAG ACGGAGGATATCAAGGAAATTGCCAAGAAAGCCCAGGCTTTACATAAAgtcaacacaaagagacagcgGACTGTGGTGTTCACCCAAGGAGCAGATGCCACCGTTATTGCCTTAA GTGACAAGATTGAGACCTTCCCTGTTGTGAAGGTTGAATCCAAAGACATTGTGGACACAAATGGTGCAGGTGATGCTTTTGTAGGAG GATTCCTGTCTGGGCTGGTCCAGGAGAAACCACTTGATCATTGTGTGAAAGCTGCACACTATGCTGCCAATGTCATCATCCGGCGTGCAGGTTGCACTTTCCCAGAAAAACCTGATTTCAAGTGA
- the adka gene encoding adenosine kinase isoform X1 produces the protein MALEEPEAKRPKLSEEEVEEKAESPTKQTPAKLSQNALFGMGNPLLDISAVVDKDFLDKYSLKPNDQILAEDKHKELFDELVKKSKVEYHAGGATQNSVKIAQWLIQEPHHVGTFFGCIGKDKFGEILKKKAKEAHIEAHYYEQDEEPTGTCAACITGDNRSLVANLAAANCYKKDKHLDLEENWKLVEKAKVFYIAGFFLTVSLESILEVAKHASKNNKMFCLNLSAPFICQFFKDNLMQVIPYVDVLFGNETEAVTFAKEQDFETEDIKEIAKKAQALHKVNTKRQRTVVFTQGADATVIALSDKIETFPVVKVESKDIVDTNGAGDAFVGGFLSGLVQEKPLDHCVKAAHYAANVIIRRAGCTFPEKPDFK, from the exons ATGGCCCTGGAAGAACCTGAAGCTAAGAGACCCAAACtttcagaggaggaggtggaggagaaggccGAGTCTCCCACCAAGCAGACTCCTGCCAAACTAAG CCAAAATGCACTCTTTGGAATGGGAAACCCCTTGTTGGACATCTCTGCTGTCGTGGACAAAGACTTCTTGGACAA gtACAGCCTGAAACCCAATGACCAGATCCTGGCAGAGGACAAACATAAAGAACT GTTTGATGAGCTGGTGAAGAAGTCTAAAGTGGAGTATCACGCTGGAGGAGCCACCCAGAACTCAGTAAAGATTGCTCAG TGGCTGATCCAAGAACCCCATCATGTGGGCACCTTTTTTGGCTGCATTGGCAAAGACAAGTTTGGAGAGATCCTGAAGAAGAAGGCCAAAGAGGCCCACATCGAGGCTCACTACTACGAGCAAGATGAAGAGCCCACTGGGACGTGTGCTGCTTGTATCACTGGCGATAACAG GTCGCTGGTTGCTAACCTTGCTGCTGCTAACTGTTACAAGAAGGACAAGCATTTAGACCTGGAAGAAAACTGGAAGCTGGTGGAAAAAGCTAAAGTCTTCTATATTGCT GGTTTCTTCCTGACCGTCTCCCTGGAGTCGATTCTGGAAGTGGCAAAGCATGcatctaaaaacaacaaaatgttttgccTTAACCTCTCTGCACCATTCATCTGCCAGTTCTTCAAGGACAACCTCATGCAGGTTATCCCCTATGTTGATGTGTTGTTCGGAAATGAGACG GAGGCAGTCACATTTGCCAAAGAGCAAGACTTTGAG ACGGAGGATATCAAGGAAATTGCCAAGAAAGCCCAGGCTTTACATAAAgtcaacacaaagagacagcgGACTGTGGTGTTCACCCAAGGAGCAGATGCCACCGTTATTGCCTTAA GTGACAAGATTGAGACCTTCCCTGTTGTGAAGGTTGAATCCAAAGACATTGTGGACACAAATGGTGCAGGTGATGCTTTTGTAGGAG GATTCCTGTCTGGGCTGGTCCAGGAGAAACCACTTGATCATTGTGTGAAAGCTGCACACTATGCTGCCAATGTCATCATCCGGCGTGCAGGTTGCACTTTCCCAGAAAAACCTGATTTCAAGTGA
- the adka gene encoding adenosine kinase isoform X3, whose protein sequence is MSAVSQNALFGMGNPLLDISAVVDKDFLDKYSLKPNDQILAEDKHKELFDELVKKSKVEYHAGGATQNSVKIAQWLIQEPHHVGTFFGCIGKDKFGEILKKKAKEAHIEAHYYEQDEEPTGTCAACITGDNRSLVANLAAANCYKKDKHLDLEENWKLVEKAKVFYIAGFFLTVSLESILEVAKHASKNNKMFCLNLSAPFICQFFKDNLMQVIPYVDVLFGNETEAVTFAKEQDFETEDIKEIAKKAQALHKVNTKRQRTVVFTQGADATVIALSDKIETFPVVKVESKDIVDTNGAGDAFVGGFLSGLVQEKPLDHCVKAAHYAANVIIRRAGCTFPEKPDFK, encoded by the exons ATGTCTGCTGTGAG CCAAAATGCACTCTTTGGAATGGGAAACCCCTTGTTGGACATCTCTGCTGTCGTGGACAAAGACTTCTTGGACAA gtACAGCCTGAAACCCAATGACCAGATCCTGGCAGAGGACAAACATAAAGAACT GTTTGATGAGCTGGTGAAGAAGTCTAAAGTGGAGTATCACGCTGGAGGAGCCACCCAGAACTCAGTAAAGATTGCTCAG TGGCTGATCCAAGAACCCCATCATGTGGGCACCTTTTTTGGCTGCATTGGCAAAGACAAGTTTGGAGAGATCCTGAAGAAGAAGGCCAAAGAGGCCCACATCGAGGCTCACTACTACGAGCAAGATGAAGAGCCCACTGGGACGTGTGCTGCTTGTATCACTGGCGATAACAG GTCGCTGGTTGCTAACCTTGCTGCTGCTAACTGTTACAAGAAGGACAAGCATTTAGACCTGGAAGAAAACTGGAAGCTGGTGGAAAAAGCTAAAGTCTTCTATATTGCT GGTTTCTTCCTGACCGTCTCCCTGGAGTCGATTCTGGAAGTGGCAAAGCATGcatctaaaaacaacaaaatgttttgccTTAACCTCTCTGCACCATTCATCTGCCAGTTCTTCAAGGACAACCTCATGCAGGTTATCCCCTATGTTGATGTGTTGTTCGGAAATGAGACG GAGGCAGTCACATTTGCCAAAGAGCAAGACTTTGAG ACGGAGGATATCAAGGAAATTGCCAAGAAAGCCCAGGCTTTACATAAAgtcaacacaaagagacagcgGACTGTGGTGTTCACCCAAGGAGCAGATGCCACCGTTATTGCCTTAA GTGACAAGATTGAGACCTTCCCTGTTGTGAAGGTTGAATCCAAAGACATTGTGGACACAAATGGTGCAGGTGATGCTTTTGTAGGAG GATTCCTGTCTGGGCTGGTCCAGGAGAAACCACTTGATCATTGTGTGAAAGCTGCACACTATGCTGCCAATGTCATCATCCGGCGTGCAGGTTGCACTTTCCCAGAAAAACCTGATTTCAAGTGA
- the ap3m1 gene encoding AP-3 complex subunit mu-1, whose product MIHSLFLINQSGDIFLEKHWKSVIGRSVCDYFFEAKEKAVDPENVAPVLQTPHHYLISILRGKLFFLSVIQTEVPPLFVIEFLHRVADTFQDYFGDCSEGVIKDNLVTVYELLEEMLDNGFPLATESNVLKEMIRPPTILRSVVNTLTGGSNVGDTLPTGQLSNIPWRRAGVKYTNNEAYFDVIEEIDAILDKSGTTVCAEIQGVIEACVRLTGMPDLTLSFMNPRLLDDVSFHPCVRFKRWESERVLSFIPPDGNFTLMTYHVSSQNLVAIPVYVKQNISFFETGPCGRLDITIGPKQTMGKTVEGLMVTIHMPKAVLSANLTATQGNYSYDLATKVLVWDIGKLNPQKLPNLRGSLSMQAGVPRPEENPSLNIELKIQQLAISGLKVSRLDMYGEKYKPFKGVKYVTKAGKFQVRT is encoded by the exons ATGATCCACAGTCTGTTCCTGATTAATCAGTCGGGGGACATCTTCCTGGAGAAACACTGGAAGAGTGTCATCGGCCGGAGCGTTTGTGATTACTTTTTCGAGGCCAAGGAGAAGGCGGTGGACCCGGAGAATGTGGCCCCTGTCCTGCAGACCCCCCACCACTATCTGATCAGCATCCTGCGGGGAaagctcttcttcctctccgtCATCCAGACCGAGGTCCCCCCGCTGTTTGTCATCGAGTTTCTGCACAGAGTGGCAGACACTTTCCAG GACTACTTTGGAGATTGCTCAGAAGGTGTAATCAAAGACAATCTGGTGACGGTGTACGAACTATTGGAGGAGATGCTGGACAATGGCTTTCCACTAGCAACAGAGTCCAACGTCCTCAAAGAGATGATCAGGCCTCCCACCATCCTGCGATCGGTTGTCAATACACTCACAG GAGGAAGTAACGTTGGAGACACACTGCCAACAGGTCAATTATCCAATATCCCCTGGAGACGGGCTGGTGTTAAATACACCAATAACGAGGCATATTTTGATGTGATAGAGGAAATAGATGCCATTCTGGACAAGTCAG gcacaACAGTGTGTGCAGAGATCCAGGGTGTAATTGAAGCCTGCGTAAGACTCACCGGGATGCCTGACCTGACTCTCTCCTTTATG aatcCTCGTCTTCTTGATGACGTTAGTTTCCATCCTTGTGTGCGGTTTAAGCGCTGGGAGTCAGAGCGAGTCCTTTCTTTCATCCCGCCAGATGGGAACTTTACACTCATGACCTATCATGTCAGCTCTCAAAA TCTCGTAGCTATTCCAGTGTATGTGAAGCAGAATATCAGTTTCTTTGAGACTGGACCTTGTGGTCGCCTGGACATCACAATTGGACCCAAGCAGACCATGGGGAAGACGGTGGAGGGCTTGATGGTCACTATCCACATGCCTAAAGCTGTGCTCAGTGCCAACCTCACAGCCACACAGGGAAATTATAGCTATGACCTGGCAACCAAG gtGCTGGTTTGGGACATTGGGAAACTGAACCCCCAGAAGCTTCCAAACCTGAGGGGCAGCCTGAGCATGCAGGCCGGAGTCCCTAGACCTGAAGAGAACCCTTCTCTCAACATTGAGCTGAAGATACAGCAGCTGGCCATATCAG GCCTCAAGGTCAGTCGCCTTGACATGTATGGAGAGAAGTACAAGCCGTTTAAAGGTGTTAAATATGTGACTAAAGCTGGGAAATTCCAAGTGCGGACCTGA